The following are encoded in a window of Pseudomonas multiresinivorans genomic DNA:
- a CDS encoding amino acid permease, whose protein sequence is MTRETQHAGQLQRGLKNRHIQLIALGGAIGTGLFLGSAGVLKSAGPSMILGYAIAGFIAFLIMRQLGEMIVEEPVAGSFSHFAHKYWGGFAGFLSGWNCWVLYILVGMSELTAVGKYIHYWWPDVPTWATAAVFFVVVNAINLFNVKAFGEAEFWFAIIKVAAIVGMIALGCYLLASGTGGEQATVSNLWAHGGFFPNGISGLVMAMAIIMFSFGGLEMLGFTAAEADRPKQVIPKAINQVIYRILIFYIGALTVLLSLTPWDSLLQTLNASGDSYSGSPFVQIFSMIGSGTAAHVLNFVVLTAALSVYNSGTYCNGRMLVGLAEQGDAPRALAKVDSRGVPVRSLMVSAAVTFLAVLVNYLVPARALELLMSLVVAALVINWAMISLAHLKFRAHMDAEGKRTAFRAVAYPAANWLCLGFVVFILGVMLLTPGIQVSVYAIPVWLLVMYGCYRLKRQPAARSSASAALAD, encoded by the coding sequence ATGACGCGTGAAACTCAACACGCAGGCCAGCTCCAGCGCGGCCTGAAGAATCGCCATATCCAGCTGATCGCCCTCGGCGGCGCCATCGGTACCGGGCTGTTCCTCGGCTCGGCCGGGGTGCTCAAGTCCGCCGGGCCGTCGATGATCCTCGGTTACGCCATCGCTGGCTTCATTGCCTTCCTGATCATGCGCCAGCTCGGCGAGATGATCGTCGAGGAGCCCGTGGCCGGCTCCTTCAGCCACTTCGCGCACAAGTACTGGGGCGGTTTCGCCGGCTTCCTCTCGGGCTGGAACTGCTGGGTGCTGTACATCCTGGTGGGCATGTCGGAGCTCACCGCGGTGGGCAAGTACATCCACTACTGGTGGCCGGACGTGCCGACCTGGGCCACGGCGGCGGTCTTCTTCGTGGTGGTCAACGCGATCAACCTGTTCAACGTGAAGGCCTTCGGCGAGGCGGAGTTCTGGTTCGCCATCATCAAGGTCGCCGCCATCGTCGGCATGATTGCCCTGGGCTGCTACCTGCTGGCCAGCGGCACCGGCGGCGAGCAGGCCACCGTGAGCAACCTGTGGGCCCACGGCGGCTTCTTCCCCAACGGCATCAGCGGGCTGGTGATGGCCATGGCGATCATCATGTTCTCCTTCGGTGGGCTGGAGATGCTCGGCTTCACCGCCGCCGAGGCCGACCGGCCGAAGCAGGTGATCCCCAAGGCGATCAACCAGGTGATCTACCGCATCCTGATCTTCTACATCGGCGCGCTCACCGTGCTGCTCTCGCTGACCCCGTGGGATAGCCTGCTGCAGACCCTCAACGCCTCCGGCGACTCCTACAGCGGCAGCCCCTTCGTGCAGATATTCTCGATGATCGGCAGCGGCACCGCGGCGCACGTCCTCAACTTCGTGGTGCTGACTGCCGCGCTGTCGGTCTACAACAGCGGCACCTACTGCAACGGCCGCATGCTGGTGGGCCTGGCGGAGCAGGGCGACGCCCCGCGCGCGCTGGCCAAGGTCGACAGCCGTGGCGTGCCGGTGCGCTCGCTGATGGTCTCGGCGGCGGTGACCTTCCTCGCCGTGCTGGTGAACTACCTGGTGCCGGCCCGCGCGCTGGAGCTGCTGATGTCCCTGGTGGTCGCCGCGCTGGTGATCAACTGGGCGATGATCAGCCTGGCGCACCTGAAGTTCCGCGCGCACATGGATGCCGAGGGCAAGCGCACCGCCTTCCGCGCGGTGGCTTATCCGGCGGCCAACTGGCTGTGCCTCGGCTTCGTGGTGTTCATCCTCGGCGTCATGCTGCTCACGCCGGGCATCCAGGTCTCGGTCTACGCGATCCCGGTGTGGTTGCTGGTGATGTACGGTTGCTATCGCCTCAAACGCCAGCCGGCTGCGCGCAGCAGCGCCAGCGCGGCGCTGGCTGACTGA
- the maiA gene encoding maleylacetoacetate isomerase: MLTLYSYWRSSAAYRVRIALGLKGLAYRQVPVHLVKDGGQQHAADYKALNPQELVPLLVDGDARIAQSLAILEYLDETHPQPGLLPRDALQRAQVRALSLHIACDIHPLNNLRVLQYLSGPLAVADEAKTAWIRHWVETGLQAVEEGVSSWSGPLSLGERPGYFEACLIPQLYNARRFDCDLSGCPRLLAIAARCELLEAFQQAAPEVQPDAQ, translated from the coding sequence ATGCTCACCCTGTATTCCTACTGGCGCTCCAGCGCCGCCTATCGTGTGCGCATCGCGCTCGGTCTCAAGGGCCTGGCTTACCGCCAGGTGCCGGTGCACCTGGTGAAGGACGGCGGCCAGCAGCACGCGGCCGACTACAAGGCGCTCAATCCCCAGGAACTGGTGCCGCTGCTGGTGGACGGTGATGCCCGCATTGCCCAGTCCCTGGCCATCCTCGAATACCTCGACGAAACCCATCCGCAACCCGGCCTGCTGCCGCGCGATGCGCTGCAACGTGCGCAGGTTCGTGCACTGTCCCTGCATATCGCCTGCGACATTCACCCGCTGAACAACCTGCGTGTGCTGCAGTACCTCAGCGGCCCGCTGGCGGTGGCGGACGAGGCGAAGACTGCGTGGATTCGCCACTGGGTCGAAACCGGCCTGCAGGCGGTAGAGGAGGGCGTTTCCAGCTGGAGCGGCCCGCTGTCCCTCGGCGAGCGCCCCGGCTACTTCGAGGCCTGCCTGATTCCCCAGCTGTACAACGCCCGTCGCTTCGATTGCGACCTCTCCGGCTGCCCGCGCCTGCTCGCCATCGCCGCGCGCTGCGAGCTCCTCGAAGCCTTCCAGCAGGCCGCTCCGGAGGTGCAGCCCGACGCCCAGTAA
- a CDS encoding nucleoside-binding protein translates to MAQAEDDRFFEWTSNTLGFRYGKGFTNPNNPHDISKRIFSFSHADGYRYGSNFFHLDVLQSDSDDPRKGTDHGSSEVYGVFRSQLFASRVFDLPQGKGLVKDHAFTFGFDASRNNNLGSAKKRALVFGPTIKFNGPGVLDLSLFYYREKNHSGIPNAKHPDHTFDTTYMLNLTWLRPFQLGDHGAKFQGFLNYTGEKGEDYNDNDTAPETLVRTSLMFATLPGTKRQPNLWLGVGYEYWHNKFGVDGGRGTRTSTPTVNLEFTF, encoded by the coding sequence ATGGCGCAGGCCGAAGACGATCGCTTCTTCGAATGGACCAGCAACACGCTGGGCTTCCGCTACGGCAAGGGCTTCACCAACCCGAACAACCCGCACGACATCAGCAAGCGCATCTTCAGCTTCAGCCACGCCGACGGTTACCGCTACGGCAGCAACTTCTTCCACCTCGATGTGCTGCAGTCCGACAGCGATGATCCGCGCAAGGGCACCGACCACGGCAGCAGCGAGGTCTACGGGGTATTCCGCAGCCAGCTGTTCGCCTCGCGGGTGTTCGACCTGCCGCAGGGCAAGGGCCTGGTGAAGGACCACGCCTTCACCTTCGGCTTCGATGCCAGCCGCAACAACAACCTCGGCTCGGCGAAAAAGCGCGCACTGGTGTTCGGCCCGACCATCAAGTTCAACGGCCCCGGCGTGCTGGACCTCTCGCTGTTCTACTACCGCGAGAAGAACCACTCCGGCATCCCCAACGCGAAACACCCGGACCACACCTTCGACACCACCTACATGCTCAACCTGACCTGGCTGCGGCCATTCCAGCTGGGTGATCACGGTGCGAAGTTCCAGGGCTTCCTGAACTACACCGGGGAGAAGGGCGAGGACTACAACGACAACGACACCGCGCCGGAAACGCTGGTCCGTACCTCGCTGATGTTCGCCACCCTGCCCGGCACCAAGCGCCAGCCGAACCTGTGGCTGGGCGTGGGCTACGAGTATTGGCACAACAAGTTCGGCGTGGATGGCGGGCGTGGCACCCGTACCTCGACGCCGACGGTGAACCTGGAATTCACTTTCTGA
- a CDS encoding DUF1427 family protein yields MSYLISLAIGIAVGLAYHFLDFRSPAPPLVALVGLLGMQIGENALPLLTRWFH; encoded by the coding sequence ATGAGCTACCTGATCTCCCTGGCCATCGGCATTGCCGTCGGCCTGGCCTACCACTTCCTAGACTTCCGTTCGCCAGCGCCGCCGCTGGTGGCGCTGGTCGGCCTGCTGGGCATGCAGATCGGCGAGAACGCCCTGCCGCTGCTGACCCGCTGGTTCCACTGA
- a CDS encoding EAL domain-containing protein — protein sequence MDALGLLPTRRTTRLLKLVWPFMVVVLLQTMIGSGSFFILSGVRAYVGGESLWSKGQKDAIHYLQLYGQSRDPADYERYRTAIAIPQGDRTFRAALDLSQPDLELARAGALQGGIHPDDVGALIWLYRYFHEYSYFDQAVKMWIIGDAYLDQLEQLSDEMSAKIRGGDVRPGDLSYWNSRIQAVNDGVTPAAMAFSAALGQGSRMIMWVLLVANGLTGLALILLAVWRTRKLLHQQRAFESALDTERERAQTTLAAIGDGVVTLDEHECIAYFNPAAERLIGWDNSMAVGLPLRSLLRVLDESSQVEGLPLVGQILRGEVDGGSETSKLIQRLDGTSVAVTLVATPIHADGRVVGVVLVLHDMTRERQYMASLSWQATHDALTGLTNRREFEFRLKQALESSLDSHDQHSLMYLDLDQFKLVNDTCGHAAGDELLRQVCSVLQQCLREGDTLARLGGDEFGILLEHCPPDMAVQIAERIRLTVQALHFMWEGRGFNITVSIGVVHISAMLVSVEEALRCADMACYMAKEKGRNRAQVFRPDDTELSNRVGEMAWVQRIRQGLEEERFCLFAQSIFPVDDRAMEGAHVELLLRLNDECGRLVAPINFIPAAERYGLMPDIDRWVVENAFRTLAERNAEGGYEPIHTCAINLSGATIGDDTFLDFLREVQPRYGIEPSSVCFEITETSAIANLVNATRFIQELKALGYRFSLDDFCAGMSSFVYLKHLPVDYLKIDGSFIKDMLEDPIDRAMVQVINQIGHVMGKRTVAEFVETQEILEALREIGIDYAQGYGLARPQPFNRSFLRETHVAAVATDTTSGR from the coding sequence ATGGATGCATTGGGACTGTTGCCGACCCGCCGTACGACGCGTCTGCTCAAGCTGGTCTGGCCGTTCATGGTCGTGGTCCTGCTGCAGACGATGATCGGCAGCGGCAGCTTCTTTATCCTCTCTGGCGTGCGCGCCTATGTCGGCGGCGAGAGCCTCTGGTCCAAGGGCCAGAAGGACGCCATCCACTACCTGCAGCTCTACGGCCAGAGCCGTGATCCGGCGGACTACGAGCGCTACCGCACCGCCATTGCCATTCCCCAGGGCGATCGCACCTTCCGTGCCGCACTTGACCTCAGCCAGCCCGACCTGGAACTGGCACGTGCCGGCGCCTTGCAGGGCGGCATCCATCCCGACGATGTCGGCGCCCTGATCTGGCTGTACCGCTACTTCCACGAGTACAGCTACTTCGACCAGGCGGTGAAGATGTGGATCATCGGCGACGCCTACCTCGACCAGCTGGAGCAGCTGTCCGACGAGATGAGCGCGAAGATCCGTGGGGGCGACGTTCGCCCCGGCGACCTGAGCTACTGGAACAGCCGCATCCAGGCTGTCAACGACGGCGTCACGCCGGCCGCCATGGCCTTCTCCGCAGCGCTGGGACAGGGCTCGCGGATGATCATGTGGGTGCTGCTGGTGGCCAACGGCCTGACCGGTCTGGCGCTGATCCTCCTGGCGGTCTGGCGCACGCGCAAGCTGCTGCACCAGCAGCGCGCCTTCGAAAGTGCCCTGGACACCGAGCGGGAGCGCGCGCAGACCACCCTGGCGGCCATCGGCGACGGCGTGGTCACCCTCGACGAACATGAGTGCATCGCCTACTTCAACCCCGCGGCCGAGCGCCTGATCGGCTGGGACAACTCCATGGCCGTCGGCCTGCCGCTGCGCTCGCTGCTGCGGGTGCTCGACGAGAGCTCCCAGGTCGAGGGCCTGCCGCTGGTCGGGCAGATCCTGCGTGGCGAGGTGGATGGCGGCAGCGAGACCAGCAAGCTGATCCAGCGCCTGGACGGCACCAGCGTGGCGGTGACCCTGGTGGCCACGCCGATCCATGCCGACGGGCGGGTGGTCGGTGTGGTGCTGGTGCTGCACGACATGACCCGCGAGCGCCAGTACATGGCCAGCCTGTCCTGGCAGGCGACCCACGACGCGCTGACCGGCCTGACCAACCGCCGGGAGTTCGAGTTCCGCTTGAAGCAGGCCCTGGAAAGCTCGTTGGATTCCCACGACCAGCATTCGCTGATGTACCTGGACCTGGACCAGTTCAAACTGGTCAACGACACCTGCGGCCACGCCGCCGGCGACGAACTGCTGCGCCAGGTCTGCTCGGTGTTGCAGCAGTGCCTGCGCGAAGGCGACACCCTGGCGCGCCTGGGCGGCGACGAGTTCGGCATCTTGCTGGAACACTGCCCGCCGGACATGGCGGTGCAGATCGCCGAGCGCATCCGCCTGACCGTGCAGGCGCTGCACTTCATGTGGGAGGGCCGCGGCTTCAACATCACCGTGAGCATCGGCGTGGTGCACATCTCTGCCATGCTGGTGTCGGTGGAGGAGGCGCTGCGCTGCGCCGACATGGCCTGCTACATGGCCAAGGAAAAGGGCCGCAACCGCGCGCAGGTGTTCCGCCCGGACGACACCGAGCTGTCCAACCGCGTCGGCGAAATGGCTTGGGTGCAGCGCATCCGCCAGGGGCTGGAGGAGGAGCGTTTCTGCCTCTTTGCCCAATCGATCTTCCCGGTCGACGACCGCGCGATGGAAGGCGCCCATGTCGAGCTGCTGCTACGCCTGAATGACGAGTGCGGCCGGCTGGTGGCGCCGATCAACTTCATCCCCGCCGCGGAACGCTATGGCCTGATGCCGGACATCGACCGCTGGGTGGTCGAGAACGCCTTCCGGACCCTGGCCGAGCGCAACGCCGAGGGCGGTTACGAACCGATCCACACCTGCGCCATCAACCTCTCCGGCGCGACCATCGGTGACGACACCTTCCTCGACTTCCTCCGCGAGGTTCAGCCGCGCTACGGCATCGAGCCGTCGAGCGTGTGCTTCGAGATCACCGAGACCAGCGCCATTGCCAACCTGGTCAATGCCACGCGGTTCATCCAGGAGCTCAAGGCGCTCGGGTACCGTTTCTCCCTGGACGATTTCTGCGCCGGCATGTCCTCCTTCGTCTATCTCAAGCACCTGCCGGTGGACTACCTGAAGATCGATGGCAGCTTCATCAAGGACATGCTCGAAGACCCCATCGACCGCGCCATGGTCCAGGTGATCAACCAGATCGGCCATGTGATGGGCAAACGCACCGTGGCGGAGTTCGTCGAGACGCAGGAAATCCTCGAAGCCCTGCGGGAAATCGGCATCGACTACGCCCAGGGGTACGGCCTGGCTCGGCCGCAACCCTTCAATCGCAGCTTCCTGCGTGAGACGCACGTCGCAGCCGTAGCAACCGACACAACCTCCGGACGGTGA
- the hppD gene encoding 4-hydroxyphenylpyruvate dioxygenase, which produces MNAVTKIEQHNPIGTDGFEFVEFTAPDAKGIEQLRQLFTGMGFTETAKHRSKEVFLFQQNDINIVLNGSPTGHVHEFARKHGPSACAMAFRVKNAAQAAAYVESQGAKLVGSHANFGELNIPCVEGIGGSLLYLVDRYGDKSIYDVDFEFIEGRSATDNAVGLLCIDHLTHNVKRGQMDVWSGFYERIANFREIRYFDIEGKLTGLLSRAMTAPCGKIRIPINESADDKSQIEEFIREYHGEGIQHIALTTENIYETVRQLRANGVDFMSTPDTYYAKVDSRVAGHGESLKDLRELSILIDGAPGDDGILLQIFTNTVIGPIFFEIIQRKGNQGFGEGNFKALFESIEEDQIRRGVISDQ; this is translated from the coding sequence ATGAACGCCGTGACCAAGATCGAGCAGCACAACCCCATCGGCACCGACGGCTTCGAGTTCGTCGAATTCACCGCCCCCGACGCGAAGGGCATCGAGCAACTGCGCCAGCTGTTCACCGGCATGGGCTTCACCGAAACCGCCAAGCACCGTTCCAAGGAAGTCTTCCTGTTCCAGCAGAACGACATCAACATCGTGCTCAATGGCAGCCCCACCGGCCACGTCCACGAGTTCGCCAGGAAGCACGGGCCGAGCGCCTGCGCCATGGCCTTCCGGGTGAAGAATGCCGCCCAGGCCGCCGCCTACGTCGAATCCCAGGGCGCCAAGCTGGTGGGCAGCCACGCCAACTTCGGCGAGCTGAACATCCCCTGCGTCGAAGGCATCGGCGGTTCGCTGCTGTATCTCGTCGACCGTTATGGCGACAAGAGCATCTATGACGTCGACTTCGAATTCATCGAAGGCCGTAGCGCCACCGACAACGCCGTCGGCCTGCTTTGCATCGACCACCTGACCCACAACGTCAAGCGCGGCCAGATGGACGTCTGGTCCGGCTTCTACGAGCGCATCGCCAACTTCCGCGAGATCCGCTACTTCGACATCGAAGGCAAGCTTACCGGCCTGCTGTCCCGCGCCATGACCGCGCCTTGCGGCAAGATCCGCATCCCGATCAACGAGTCGGCGGACGACAAGTCGCAGATCGAGGAATTCATCCGCGAGTACCACGGCGAAGGCATCCAGCACATCGCCCTGACCACCGAGAACATCTACGAAACCGTGCGCCAGCTGCGCGCCAACGGCGTGGACTTCATGTCCACTCCGGACACCTACTACGCGAAGGTCGACAGCCGCGTCGCCGGCCACGGCGAATCGCTGAAGGACCTGCGCGAGCTCAGCATCCTGATCGACGGCGCGCCGGGCGATGACGGCATCCTGCTGCAGATCTTCACCAACACGGTGATCGGCCCGATCTTCTTCGAGATCATCCAGCGCAAGGGCAACCAGGGCTTCGGCGAGGGCAACTTCAAGGCCCTGTTCGAATCCATCGAGGAAGACCAGATTCGCCGTGGCGTGATCTCCGATCAGTAA
- a CDS encoding quinone oxidoreductase family protein, giving the protein MKALQFDRTGDLAALSFTEIADPVPAADEVLVEVHAAGLNPSDVKNVLGRFPYTTLPRVPGRDFAGTVVKGPAELLGKSVWGTGRGLGFSRDGSHAELMSVPAGGVALMPERMSFAQAASCGVPFTTAWDALERSQVGKGTRLLVIGSGAVGAAAISLAKARGAQVLGAVRRAESQVELQAQGVPSLLLGSAETLAAQVEEHFPGGAEVIFDTTGFWLPAAVSALATFGRIVIIAAPVDGHVQLPALALYRRGGSVVGVNSLLYDTVACAAMLRQFGQWFDDGRLPLPTGLREVPLSEGVQRYHEINEGSSEKIILVP; this is encoded by the coding sequence ATGAAAGCCCTGCAATTCGACCGCACCGGCGACCTCGCCGCCCTGAGCTTCACCGAGATCGCCGACCCGGTGCCCGCCGCCGACGAGGTGCTGGTGGAAGTCCATGCCGCCGGCCTCAACCCCAGCGACGTGAAGAACGTCCTCGGCCGCTTCCCCTACACCACCCTGCCCCGCGTGCCCGGCCGCGATTTCGCCGGCACCGTGGTGAAGGGCCCGGCCGAGCTGCTGGGCAAATCCGTCTGGGGCACCGGCCGGGGCCTGGGTTTCAGTCGCGATGGCAGCCACGCCGAGCTGATGAGCGTCCCGGCCGGCGGTGTGGCGCTGATGCCCGAGCGCATGAGCTTCGCCCAGGCCGCCAGCTGCGGCGTGCCCTTTACCACCGCCTGGGACGCCCTGGAGCGCAGCCAGGTCGGCAAGGGTACGCGCCTGCTGGTGATCGGTTCCGGCGCTGTCGGCGCGGCGGCCATTTCCCTGGCCAAGGCCCGTGGTGCGCAGGTGCTGGGCGCGGTACGGCGCGCCGAGTCGCAGGTGGAACTGCAGGCCCAGGGCGTCCCGAGCCTCTTGCTGGGCTCGGCGGAAACGCTGGCGGCGCAGGTGGAAGAACATTTCCCCGGCGGCGCCGAGGTGATCTTCGATACCACCGGTTTCTGGCTGCCGGCTGCCGTTTCCGCCCTGGCCACCTTCGGCCGCATCGTCATCATCGCCGCGCCGGTGGACGGCCATGTGCAGTTGCCGGCCCTGGCGCTGTACCGCCGCGGCGGTTCGGTGGTGGGGGTGAATTCGCTGCTGTACGACACGGTTGCCTGCGCGGCGATGCTGCGCCAGTTCGGCCAGTGGTTCGACGACGGCAGGCTGCCGCTGCCCACCGGCCTGCGCGAAGTGCCGCTGAGCGAGGGTGTGCAGCGCTACCACGAGATCAACGAGGGCAGCAGCGAGAAGATCATTCTCGTGCCGTGA
- the arfB gene encoding alternative ribosome rescue aminoacyl-tRNA hydrolase ArfB gives MLQISNTVQIPDAEIELTAIRAQGAGGQNVNKVSSAVHLRFDVRASSLPEFYKERLLALSDQRITSDGVVVIKAQQFRTQEQNREDALNRLAELIRSATKVEKMRRPTKPTLGSKTRRLEGKSKRGNIKAGRGKVDY, from the coding sequence ATGCTGCAGATTTCCAATACCGTGCAGATCCCCGACGCGGAGATCGAGCTGACTGCCATCCGCGCCCAGGGTGCCGGTGGGCAGAACGTCAACAAGGTGTCCAGCGCGGTGCACCTGCGCTTCGACGTGCGCGCCTCGTCACTGCCGGAGTTCTACAAGGAACGCCTGCTTGCGCTCAGCGACCAGCGCATCACCAGCGACGGCGTGGTGGTGATCAAGGCGCAGCAGTTCCGTACCCAGGAACAGAATCGCGAGGACGCGCTCAACCGCCTGGCGGAGCTGATCCGCAGCGCCACGAAAGTGGAGAAGATGCGCCGCCCGACCAAGCCGACGCTGGGCTCGAAGACGCGCCGGCTGGAGGGCAAGAGCAAGCGGGGCAACATCAAGGCGGGGCGGGGGAAGGTGGATTACTGA
- a CDS encoding MliC family protein encodes MKKALWLLAAAVPVILVACGGEEKKAPQVDALVLPGDAKLDSRSVSYKCEDGRKISVQYLNKGDNSLAVVPVTDASSLVFANVISASGARYAAGQYVWWTKGEDATLYKDWKGGEPADGVVCKER; translated from the coding sequence ATGAAAAAAGCACTTTGGCTGCTCGCGGCGGCCGTGCCGGTCATCCTCGTCGCTTGCGGCGGTGAAGAGAAGAAAGCACCCCAGGTCGACGCGCTGGTCCTGCCCGGTGACGCCAAGCTGGATTCGCGCAGCGTCTCGTACAAGTGCGAGGACGGCCGCAAGATCAGCGTGCAGTACCTGAACAAGGGCGACAACAGCCTGGCCGTGGTGCCGGTGACGGACGCCTCCAGCCTGGTCTTCGCCAATGTCATCTCCGCCTCCGGCGCGCGCTATGCCGCTGGGCAATACGTCTGGTGGACCAAGGGCGAAGACGCGACCCTGTACAAGGACTGGAAAGGCGGCGAGCCCGCCGACGGTGTGGTCTGCAAGGAGCGTTGA
- a CDS encoding AraC family transcriptional regulator: MARAAPPDFDATPASLRALARSYPRGLHIEPHSHDWGQVLYAMSGVMWLETPSEALLVPPNRAVWLPPQVPHGIRVVSELQMRNIYLRPGTADSLGEQVQAFEVGGLLRELIVTLVQHEREPDTDYYQALSQLAVLELQRARSLLLRVPLPEDSDRRLLNLCLAVMAEPSQEISFEQHAADAGASVRTLARLFQRSLGMGFAQWRRQVQLATAVAQLNEGVAVSQIAHGLGYQPGSFSEMFRRELGVAPSEYCAR; the protein is encoded by the coding sequence ATGGCCCGCGCCGCTCCTCCCGATTTCGACGCCACTCCGGCTTCTCTGCGCGCCCTTGCCCGCAGCTATCCGCGCGGCCTGCACATCGAGCCGCACTCCCATGACTGGGGGCAGGTGCTCTATGCGATGTCCGGGGTGATGTGGCTGGAAACGCCCTCCGAAGCGCTGCTGGTGCCGCCCAATCGCGCCGTCTGGCTGCCGCCGCAGGTGCCCCACGGCATCCGCGTGGTCAGCGAGTTGCAGATGCGCAACATCTACCTGCGGCCGGGCACGGCGGATTCGCTGGGCGAGCAGGTGCAGGCGTTCGAGGTCGGCGGGCTGCTGCGCGAGCTGATCGTCACGCTGGTGCAGCACGAGCGCGAGCCGGACACCGACTACTACCAGGCACTGTCGCAACTGGCCGTGCTGGAGCTGCAACGCGCCCGCAGCCTGCTGCTGCGCGTGCCGCTGCCGGAGGATTCCGACCGCCGCCTGCTGAACCTGTGCCTGGCGGTGATGGCCGAGCCGAGCCAGGAGATTTCCTTCGAGCAGCACGCCGCCGATGCCGGCGCCAGCGTGCGCACCCTCGCCCGCCTGTTCCAGCGCAGCCTGGGCATGGGCTTTGCCCAGTGGCGGCGGCAGGTGCAGCTGGCCACGGCGGTAGCGCAGCTCAACGAGGGCGTCGCGGTGAGCCAGATTGCCCATGGTTTGGGGTATCAGCCGGGGAGTTTCAGTGAGATGTTCCGGCGCGAGCTGGGCGTGGCGCCTTCGGAGTATTGCGCGCGGTAA
- a CDS encoding TenA family transcriptional regulator: MNDTFVRSGPLKELSSYPHWAQRLVQECETSRLAVVGHPLYARMRDGQLSRQTMRAFLIGGWQVVEQFPLYMSHNLLKTRFGRSPGEDMARRWLMRNIRVELNHADYWVRWAEAYGVTLAELKAQLVPAELHALGHWCWHSCATEELALAMAATNYAIEGATGDWSALVCSTDAYESTLPAGTRKDAMRWLKMHARYDDDHPWEALEIICTLCGPQLAMPRCLALREAICKSYGYMRMFLDHCLALEQAQGGARRDSSMKAAG, from the coding sequence ATGAACGACACCTTTGTTCGCAGTGGGCCGCTCAAGGAACTTTCCAGTTATCCGCACTGGGCGCAACGCCTGGTGCAGGAGTGCGAGACCAGCCGCCTGGCGGTGGTCGGGCATCCCCTCTACGCGCGAATGCGCGACGGCCAGCTGAGCCGCCAGACCATGCGCGCCTTCCTCATCGGCGGCTGGCAGGTGGTCGAGCAGTTCCCCCTGTACATGTCCCACAACCTGCTCAAGACCCGTTTCGGCCGCAGCCCCGGCGAGGACATGGCGCGGCGCTGGCTGATGCGCAATATCCGCGTCGAGCTCAACCACGCCGACTACTGGGTGCGCTGGGCCGAGGCCTATGGCGTGACCCTGGCCGAGCTCAAGGCGCAACTCGTGCCTGCGGAGCTCCACGCCCTCGGCCACTGGTGCTGGCACAGCTGCGCCACCGAGGAACTGGCGCTGGCCATGGCCGCCACCAACTATGCCATCGAAGGCGCGACCGGCGACTGGTCGGCGCTGGTCTGCTCCACCGATGCCTACGAAAGCACCTTGCCGGCCGGCACCCGCAAGGACGCGATGCGCTGGCTGAAGATGCATGCCCGCTACGATGACGATCACCCATGGGAAGCCCTGGAGATCATCTGTACCCTCTGCGGCCCGCAGCTCGCCATGCCGCGCTGCCTGGCCCTGCGCGAGGCGATCTGCAAGAGCTACGGCTACATGCGCATGTTCCTCGACCACTGCCTGGCGCTGGAGCAGGCGCAGGGTGGGGCGCGGCGGGATTCTTCGATGAAGGCGGCGGGGTAG